GAAGTATCGGAGGTGCCATTGTGGAGGTGAACGCAGCACCGGGCTTCCGGATGCACGTCGCTCCCAGCAAAGGTGAGCCTCGAGATGTTGCCGGCCCTGTTATGGATATGCTTTTTCCTGCTGAATCCCCGAGCCGCATACCCATTGCAGCCATCACCGGGACTAACGGTAAAACAACGACCACACGGATGCTGGCTCATATTATGAAAACAGCAGGCCATACGGTTGGGTACACTACAACAGACGGTGTTTATATTGATGGACATGTTACGGTAAAAGGTGATATGACCGGTCCCCAAAGTGCCCAAATGGTACTCCGGGATCCTGATGTAGATATGGCTGTTTTAGAGACTGCGCGGGGTGGGTTACTCCGATCAGGACTCGGATATGAAAGAAGTGATGTATCTGCATGTTTGAATGTTTCTGCAGATCACTTGGGCCTCCGCGGCATCGATACAGTTGAACAATTGGCAGAAGTAAAACGGGTAGTTGTCGAAGTAGCAACAGACACGGCCGTCCTCAATGCGGATGATGAACACTGCCTCAAAATGGCAGATTACACCAAAGCTGAACATCTCTGTTATGTGACCATGAATCCAGCTCACCAGTTGGTAAAACAGCATATTCAAGCCGGCGGTCGCGCCGTAGTTCTTGAAAAAGGGATTAATGGAGATATGATTACTTTTTACGATAAAGGCGCCCATATCCCCTTATTATGGACCCATTTAATTCCCGCTACTTTAGAGGGCAAAGCAGTTCATAATGTGCAAAATGCCATGTTTGCCGCCGCGCTGGCCTTTAGTCTCGGCAAGGATTTGGATGACATTAGTCACGGGCTGCGAACTTTTAACCAGTCCTTCTTCCAGGCTCCGGGTAAAATGAATATTTTTGAGGAACATCCATTTAAAGTGATTTTGGATTATGCCCACAATCCCGCCGCTGTTACAGCCATTTCTGAATTGGTTAGCCGATTGGATGTTTCCGGAAAACGGATAGCTGTTCTGTCTGCACCAGGTGACCGCCGAGATGAAGACATCCAGGAAATCGCAAAGATCGCCGCCAATCATTTTGACCATTTTATCTGCAAAGCAGACGACAGTCGTCGTGGACGCGACGTTGACGAAGTCCCTCAAATCATGAAGGCTGCTTTGATTGAATCGGGCATTAATACCAAAAACATCGATATCGTTCCCGATGAAAAAAATGCCGTTCAGGCCGCATTGAATTTGGGAATCGAGGGTGACCTAATCCTTATTTTAGGTGATGAAATTACGCGCTGCTGGAAACAAATTATCCATTTTGAATCGGGTGAAAGCCAATCGGGGAATAGCGATGGAGACAGCAATTTTTCCGGCGTTCAACTGGATGAATCCAAATTTTCTTTAGATGAAGGACAAGCCATCATTTCCGATGAACGAGGTGTTCGTTTGGCCAAAGAAGAGTCAGACTGATTTTTTATCGGCATTAATTCGTCGAATGAAATTTAAATTTATACCTATTTTTATTGACCCCTCTTTCCAGCCTGCCGGCAGGCATGCAATTCTCCCCTACATAGGGGAGATGGTAAAAGGGCTCTATTTTGCAATCCAATCTTTTTTTCCCTATCTTAGGGAGATAATTTGGTTATCTTCTTCAAGATTACCGCTTAAATGAATCTCATCGACTCCCGTAGAATTACAGGCCCCAGCCTGTTCACAGAAAAATCCGGCGCCATGTTGGAGGTTGACGTTTCTGAAAATAAAGTTGATCAAATGATCTCAGATTGGGAATTGTCCATTCAACAATTTCTTTCAGCCCTTGGATGGGAAAATGAAATCACCCAATTTAGAATTTATGATGGTGGTGCTAGTCTTTTCATGAGTGCTCCCATTGATGCCCTTTATGCGGCCTGTGAAGTAAACGAATCGGCATTTAATTTTTCCCGCCCTGAAAATAAGCTTTTGTTTGATGACCAAGTTTCGCAGCTAGGGGAACTCATTAATGAGGAATTAGATCCTATGATTCTTGGTTTGAGAGATGCGGCAATAAACCATGGCATAAAATTCTTACAGTCTGATGAAATCATTTCAGTGGGTTCAGGCACAGGTGTAAAATCCTTTAATGTAGATGCAATACCCCATCCCAATCAAATTAATTGGGATTCAGTTCATGATATACCATCTGTTTTGGTTACGGGTACAAACGGAAAATCAACAACCGTTCGCCTCATGGAAGCCATCCTTTCTGAAGCGGAAATAAAAGCTGGTGCTTCCTCGACCGATGGCATTCGTGTCAATAGGGAAACGATTGAAAAAGGCGATTACTCTGGTCCTGAAGGTGCTCGATCTACCATGCGAAACAAGGCAGTAGAAACAGCCGTTTTAGAAGTCGCGAGAGGTGGAATCTTACGGCGAGGCCTCCCTGTTTATGATGTGGATGCGGCCCTTATTACAAATATCGCCGAAGACCATTTTGGTGATTACGGTGTGAATTCGATTGCCGAAATGGCACAAACAAAATTTATCGTAAGCAAAGGATTGGCCAAAAATGGGACCCTTGTTTTAAATGGTGATGACGATGCAATCATTGCCTTTTCAAAAACCATTTCAAAAAATATTTGTTGGTTTAGTCTAACATCTGAAAACCCTCAAATTCAAAACCATATAAATTCTGGTGGCCAAGCCGCCTTTTTAGATGGAGAAGAAATATTTTATAGTGAGAATGGGACTTCTACCCCAATCATGAATGTAAAAGATATCCCAATTACCATGAACGGGACAGCTCGATATAATATTGCAAACTGTTTGGGTACGATCTGCCTAGCAAAAGCATTGAATATCAATAATGATGCTATTTTATCAGGGTTAAAAAAATTCACAAATTCTTTTGAAAATAACCCTGGGCGGGGAAATTATTTTGAGAAGAAGGGCGTATCTATTCTTATGGATTTTGCCCACAATCCCCATGGTGTAAGTGCTTTAATAGATGTCGCAAAGCGATTCAAAGCAAAACGAAAACTTATTCTTATGAGCCAAGCCGGTGACCGTAGCAATTTGGACATTCAAAATTTCGTGAATGAAGCTATGACCTTGAACCCCGATCGAGTTCATATTGCAGAAATGAGTGAAACATATCTCCGGGGCCGAGAATTGGGTGAAGTTCCTGATGTATTTAAAAATGCTTTTTTATCTCATGGGTTGGAAGATAAATCCATTAAATTATTTCCGGATAATCTGACAGGTGTAAAGGCTGCGCTGGACTGGGCAAAGGACGGCGATTTTCTTCTTCTTCTTGTATTGGATACAATGGTTGAATGCAACCAGCTCATTCAACAATTTGATTAAAAGCGCCTAAGGGCGCTTTTTTTATACCCCTAACCAATATAATTTCCTCGACTGTTTAATGAGGATTATTAATTGAAAAAAAGATTTAATTGGAATAAGTGGACGAGGAAGACTCACTATTGGGGCGCTTTTGTAATTCTCCTACCCGTTTCCGTTATATTCACTTCAGGAATATTCCTTCAGCTAAAAAAGGAAATTAATTGGATTCAACCACCCACAGTATCAGGCGGCCTATCTAATAATTTTTCTGTCTCTTTCGATGATATTCTTGCTGCGGTTCAATCAGTGGAAGAAGCAAAAATTCAATCCTGGAATGATGTAGATCGATTGGATGTTCGCGTTGAAAAGGGCGTTGTGAAGGTTCGGGGAAAAAACCGTTGGGAAGTCCAAGTGGATACCCATACGGGTGAAGTTCTCCATGTGGCTTATCGCCGTTCTGATTTAATTGAGTCTATCCATGATGGGTCCTGGTTTCATGAAAAAGTAAAACTATGGATCTTCCTCCCCTCCGGCATTATCCTTTTGACTCTTTGGATCACGGGCCTTTATATGGTCATCCTCCCCTACACAGTAAAATGGAAACGGAAGCGGATTAAGTGAAATCCTTCATATCTTATTTATCTATACTCCTTATTTCATGTGCGGCGCCTAATTATGATATTATAATCAAAAATGGTCAAGTAGCCGATGGCGCTGGTGGTGAACTTTTTCAAGCTAATATTTATATCCGTGAAGGGAAAATCATTTCAGTAGGAGACCAACCCAACGCAGTAGCACCTCAAATTCTAGATGCCACCGGATTGATCATTGCTCCCGGTTTCATCGATATGCACACCCATTCCGAGCGGAAAAGTCCCAAAATTCCCAGTGTAGAAAATTACCTTCAACAAGGTGTTACAACTATGGTAGGCGGTAACTGCGGAAGCTCCCCCCTTCCCATTATCGATTTTATTGCCAAAACTGAAGCAATCGGAATCGGGCCCAACCTTGCCCTTTTGGTAGGACATAATACTGTGCGAAAAGAGGTTATGGGTACTGAAAACAGGTTGGCTACGGAAACAGAATTAGAAGAAATGCAATCATTAATTCAATCAGCCATGGATGAAGGTGCTTTTGGGTTGTCTACTGGATTGAAGTATATCCCTGGTGCCTATTCCAATACGACAGAAGTGGTGGCACTTGCATCCACTGTTTCCAAGAATGGTGGTTTTTATGCCACCCATATGCGAGAGGAAGGAATCGGGCTACTCGAATCAGTACAGGAAGCCATTGATATTGGTCGACGTTCGGATTTGCCGGTACAGATTTCCCATCACAAAGCAGTTGGGAAATCCACTTGGGGCAAAAGTAAAAAGACACTAGAATTGGTTGACCTGGCGCGGACCGAAGGTATTGATGTAACGGTAGATCAATATCCTTACACCGCCACTAGCACCACATTAACAGTCGTCTTCCCCGCATGGTCCTTAGCCGGCGGTATGGAAAAATTAAAAGAACGATTGAATGACCCCATCCAACGGAAAAAGGTCAAGGATGGCATTGTTTGGAATATTGTCTATGACCGCGGCGGTGGCGATCCGGCCAGTATCGTAATCGCTAACTATCCTACCAATACAGATTATAATGGCATGAACTTGGCCCAAATCACTGAACTAAAAGGTAAACCTCCAACGCCTGAAAATGCCGCCGAAGTGTTAATGAATTTAGTATATGCTGGAGGCGGATCGGGCATTTACCATTGCCTTAATGAAGAGGATGTAAAACGGATTATGGCACATCCTTTTGTGATGCATGCATCAGATGGTAGCACAATTGAATTTGGCAAAGCACAGCCCCATCCAAGAAGTTATGGCACTTATCCCAGGGTTTTAAGTCGATACGTCCGGGAACAGGGGATTATTTCACTCCCTGAATCAATTCGTAAAATGACAAAACTCCCAGCGGATGTTTTAGGACTAAAAGATCGTGGCCAAATCAAGAATAACTTTTGGGCCGACTTAGTGGTTTTCAATCCCAACACAATTATTGATAATGCCACTTGGGAAAATCCCCACCAATATCCATCGGGAATTTCTTGGGTTATCGTTAATGGCAAAATTGCCGTTGATCACGGAACATGGACTGACTCTCTACCGGGAAAAGTCCTGAAACATCGTCCCTAAAATTTTGAAGAATAAATTCGATTTCAGATTACACCATGTTTCGTTTTAATTTCCCACACATTTTATCTCTTCAAAAACAATAACAAGAAAACATGAAAAAAATATTCATCTCTTTTTTAATCTTTTTACTATCTTGCACTTCACTGAAAATTGAAAAATCAGTATATAATAGTAAAAGCCTAATATGGGAAAAAGGCGCTATGGTAAGTGCCGCCAACCCACATGCTGTAGATGCGGCAATTGAAATTCTAAAAAAAGGTGGAAGTGCTGTAGATGCGGCAATCGCTGCACATGTAGTCTTGGGCCTAGTTGAACCTCAAAGTTCAGGACTTGGCGGCGGAGGATTTATGCTCAATTATAATTTTAACTCTAGATCCTTAACCTTTATAGATGGTAGAGAAACGGCTCCTACAAAAGCTACCGTTGAGATGTTCATGAATGGGGATACGGTAATGCCATTCCTTGAAGCTAGCCAAAGCGGCAAAGCGGTGGGTGTTCCAGGCGCAGTGGCTTTATATACTACGGCACATGAACAATCAGGAAAGTTACCTTGGTCAAAACTTTTTGAATACGCAATAAATCTTGCTGAGGATGGTTTTGTAGTTTCTCCTCGGTTGGCAGGATTCATTGACCTCGCCCAAAATCGTGGCAGACTTTCAATCAATAGAGGATCAAAAGATTATTTTTACCCAAATGGTGTACCACTAAAAAGTGGTGATATTTTAAAAAATCCTCAATATGCAGAAACGTTAAGACGTATTTCAAAAGAGGGACCGTCTGCATTTTATTCTGGTCTAATTGCAAGTGCAATCGTTAATGCGGTACAAGCCGAACCAAGCCCCGGCAGCCTTGAACTTTCTGATCTTATAAATTATAAAACCGTTATACGACCCGTTATTTGTGGCCCATTTAAAGATATGAATATTTGTACCACATCACCGCCCTCATCAGGTGCTGCACAGATCATGATAGCCGGATTATATAATAATCTAATTAAACCCGGTGATGACCAATCTACAAAGGTCGTTGCTTTTGTAGATGCACAGCGCTTGGCTTATGCCGATAGAGATCATTATTTTGGTGACCCTGATGAAGTTGATATTCCTATTGATGCTTTGATTAATCCAAAATATTTAAGACATAGAGCTCGTGAAAAATTTAGGCCAAATCAATTACCTTTCCATGGTGATCCATCAGCAGTTTTTGATACTTTGGCGAATATACCCTCATGGGGTAGAGACAAAACTGAAGAAGCTGCCGGAACAACTCACTTATCAATCATTGATTCAGAGGGAAATGCAGTTTCAATGACCGCTACTGTTGAAAGTGCATTTGGCTCTCACAGATGGGCCGCTGGATTTCTATTAAATAATGAGATGACCGATTTTTCAAGAGATGTTCCAAAAGATGGTTCGCCTGTAGCAAATGCAGTTTCGCCAAATAGAAGGCCAAGATCTTCTATGTCTCCCACTATGGTTTTTGATAAATTTGATAATCTATTAATGATTACTGGATCACCCGGCGGAAATTCCATTCCAGCCTATGTCTCTAAAACGATTATTGGCATTTTTGATTGGGGTTTGGACGCGCAAGCAGCAGTTGATTTTCCCAATATAGTTGCTCGCGGAGAAAAAGTGAAAGTGGAAATGTCTTCTGCCAAGGGAGAAAAAATTGCTCAAACCTTAAAAGAAAATGGCTACAATGTTGTAGACTTTCGGCAGAGTGAAGTCTCTGGAATACATTTAATCGTTGTATTACAAAACAGATTAGATGGGGCAGCTGATAAAAGACGCGAAGGGAAAGTCCGTACTCTAAAAGACTAATTAAAGATATCAAAATAAAGAAAAAGAATATCCCAATGAAATTAAAATCAAGTATTGTCAGTATTGTTATTGGAATGGCCACAATAGCATATTCATCCCACCCTCTCCCTGTTTTTGGGAAGAATGGCATGGTCGTTTCCACCAGCCGGCAAGCGTCTGAAGTGGGGATTGAAATCCTGAAAATGGGCGGCAACGCCGTTGATGCAGCGGCAGCGGTGGGCTTTGCCTTAGCAGTCACATCTTCATCGAATGGCAATATTGGTGGTGGCGGATTTATGGTCAGTCGCTTTGCTGATGGAAAAACTTTTACACTCGATTATAGAGAAATGGCCCCAGCCAATGCCCATAGAGACATGTACCTAGATGATAAAGGTAATATTATTAAAGGAAAATCCTTAAATGGTCATTTTGCTTCTGGTGTCCCGGGTTCTGTCGATGGTTTACTTCGAGCTTGGCGGGACCATGGTTCAGGAAAAATCTCGTTAAAACAATTGATGGCACCGGCAATCAAACTCGCTGATAAGGGATTTGAGCTCACCTTTTATGAAGCAGAAAGATTTAATAGGAATAAGGCCCGTTTAAGCATGCATCCCGAGACAAAACGGATATTTACAAGAGATGATCGGGAATGGGAAGTGGGGGATAAATTTGTCCAAAGGGATTTAGCCAAAACGTTGAAACGAATCGCAAAATATGGTGCAGATGGTTTTTATAAAGGAAAAACTGCTGATTTAATAGTGGCGGAAATGGATGCGGTGGATGGCTGGATTACCCACAAAGATTTAGAAAATTATATTTCTAAGTATAGAGATCCTATCGCTGGAGCTTTTGAGGAATATGATATTATTTCTATGGGGCCACCCAGTTCTGGTGGTATCCTTTTGGTGCAAATGTTAAACATGGTAAATGAAATTAAAAATTTGCCTGCGGATATTTCCGTGGATATGAGTTTTAATTCCTCAGATTATATCCATGCTCTAACAGAAATTGAACGTCGCGCTTATGCTGACCGTGCAGAACATTTAGGTGATATCGATTTTTGGAATGTTCCCACTAAAATGCTTGTTTCTCAATCCTATGCAAAAGACCGCATAAAAAATATTGATTTTGCTAAAGCAACACCCTCCGATGATGTAAAACATGGAGATGGCCCTGTAAAAGAGAGTGAAGAAACCACCCATTATTCTGTGGTAGATAAAGATGGGAATGCTGTCTCTGTTACAACAACAATCAATTGGGGTTATGGTAATGGTGTTACCGTTACTGGCGCAGGCTTCCTTTTAAATAATGAAATGGATGATTTTTCAAGTAAACCGGGCGTGCCAAATGTATTTGGTCTCATAGGAAATAAAGCAAATGCAATTGAACCTAAAAAGCGGCCCTTAAGTTCTATGACCCCTACGATTGTATTGAAAGATGATAAGCCCTTTTTAGTCCTCGGTACGCCAGGGGGAGCAACTATCATTACAACCGTCTTTCAAAATATTTTAAATGTTGCACTCCATGGTATGGATATTAAAGAAGCGGTCTCATCTCCCCGAATCCATTCACAATGGCTACCGGATATGGTTTTTTATGAAAAGTACGGATTATCAAGTGATGTAGTCAAAAATTTAAAATCTCGTGGACACGATATGAAACTCCGTGGCAACATTGGTGAAGCGAATGGAATTATGATTAATGAAAAAGGGTATTGGGGAGGCGCAGATTCTAGAGGCGAAAATACTGCCGCGGGCTACTAAAGCTATAACTTCAATTCAGAAATAATATTTTTCAAAAGGCTGGTGAATTTTTTACCGGCCTTTCTTGCTGTATCAACTACTTCTTCATGATTAAGGGCATGGGGTGAAATCCCAGCCGCATAATTGGTTAAACAAGAAATGGTCAGAACTTTCATCCCCAGTTCACCAGCGGTAATAATTTCAGGGACAGTACTCATACCAACAGCATCCCCTCCCATTCTCTGCATATCTACGATTTCAGCCGGTGTCTCATAAGAGGGCCCCAACGTCCAACAATAATTCCCTGTGGCCAATTTAAACCCAAGTTTTTCCGCTGAAGATTTTGTCAAGTCAATCAGCCCCTTATCATGATAGGGCGTTCCAGTAAATAATTTTGGATCCTCGGGGCTATGGCGATATGTACAATCCATGTGACCGGTGATTGCCATAAGGGTTCCCGGTGGACAATTAATATTCATTGA
The Candidatus Neomarinimicrobiota bacterium DNA segment above includes these coding regions:
- the cphA gene encoding cyanophycin synthetase; this encodes MKILSTNIYVGPNVFARFPVIRHVIDLGILEDWPTRKLGKPFTNALVEALPGLKEHGCSFREEGGFIRRMTEDEGTWLGHVWEHVAIELQNIAGSDVTFGKTRSTGKKGQYNMVFQYLQRNVGREASELARTLILSLLPKELQSEINGVKADFNFEEARDEFIRYAQKFDFGPSTGSIVKAAEERDIPWLRLNEYSLVQFGHGKYQKRIQATVTNETKHIAVEIASDKDDTNSLLNYLGLPVPIQKLVYSVKQAISQANRIGYPVVLKPLNANHGRGVSINLTTDEQVEVAFEQAQKRGTSRSVLVESFITGFDHRMLVVDGKLIAVAKRVPGHVKGDGKHTIQELVGIVNEDPLRGIGHEKVLTQIQIDQQAERLMSAKGYDVNTILKKDEILYLRSTANLSTGGTAIDLTDVVHPDNRSMAERAVKAIGLDVGGVDFLTDDITQSHRSIGGAIVEVNAAPGFRMHVAPSKGEPRDVAGPVMDMLFPAESPSRIPIAAITGTNGKTTTTRMLAHIMKTAGHTVGYTTTDGVYIDGHVTVKGDMTGPQSAQMVLRDPDVDMAVLETARGGLLRSGLGYERSDVSACLNVSADHLGLRGIDTVEQLAEVKRVVVEVATDTAVLNADDEHCLKMADYTKAEHLCYVTMNPAHQLVKQHIQAGGRAVVLEKGINGDMITFYDKGAHIPLLWTHLIPATLEGKAVHNVQNAMFAAALAFSLGKDLDDISHGLRTFNQSFFQAPGKMNIFEEHPFKVILDYAHNPAAVTAISELVSRLDVSGKRIAVLSAPGDRRDEDIQEIAKIAANHFDHFICKADDSRRGRDVDEVPQIMKAALIESGINTKNIDIVPDEKNAVQAALNLGIEGDLILILGDEITRCWKQIIHFESGESQSGNSDGDSNFSGVQLDESKFSLDEGQAIISDERGVRLAKEESD
- a CDS encoding Mur ligase → MNLIDSRRITGPSLFTEKSGAMLEVDVSENKVDQMISDWELSIQQFLSALGWENEITQFRIYDGGASLFMSAPIDALYAACEVNESAFNFSRPENKLLFDDQVSQLGELINEELDPMILGLRDAAINHGIKFLQSDEIISVGSGTGVKSFNVDAIPHPNQINWDSVHDIPSVLVTGTNGKSTTVRLMEAILSEAEIKAGASSTDGIRVNRETIEKGDYSGPEGARSTMRNKAVETAVLEVARGGILRRGLPVYDVDAALITNIAEDHFGDYGVNSIAEMAQTKFIVSKGLAKNGTLVLNGDDDAIIAFSKTISKNICWFSLTSENPQIQNHINSGGQAAFLDGEEIFYSENGTSTPIMNVKDIPITMNGTARYNIANCLGTICLAKALNINNDAILSGLKKFTNSFENNPGRGNYFEKKGVSILMDFAHNPHGVSALIDVAKRFKAKRKLILMSQAGDRSNLDIQNFVNEAMTLNPDRVHIAEMSETYLRGRELGEVPDVFKNAFLSHGLEDKSIKLFPDNLTGVKAALDWAKDGDFLLLLVLDTMVECNQLIQQFD
- a CDS encoding PepSY domain-containing protein, giving the protein MKKRFNWNKWTRKTHYWGAFVILLPVSVIFTSGIFLQLKKEINWIQPPTVSGGLSNNFSVSFDDILAAVQSVEEAKIQSWNDVDRLDVRVEKGVVKVRGKNRWEVQVDTHTGEVLHVAYRRSDLIESIHDGSWFHEKVKLWIFLPSGIILLTLWITGLYMVILPYTVKWKRKRIK
- a CDS encoding D-aminoacylase, producing the protein MKSFISYLSILLISCAAPNYDIIIKNGQVADGAGGELFQANIYIREGKIISVGDQPNAVAPQILDATGLIIAPGFIDMHTHSERKSPKIPSVENYLQQGVTTMVGGNCGSSPLPIIDFIAKTEAIGIGPNLALLVGHNTVRKEVMGTENRLATETELEEMQSLIQSAMDEGAFGLSTGLKYIPGAYSNTTEVVALASTVSKNGGFYATHMREEGIGLLESVQEAIDIGRRSDLPVQISHHKAVGKSTWGKSKKTLELVDLARTEGIDVTVDQYPYTATSTTLTVVFPAWSLAGGMEKLKERLNDPIQRKKVKDGIVWNIVYDRGGGDPASIVIANYPTNTDYNGMNLAQITELKGKPPTPENAAEVLMNLVYAGGGSGIYHCLNEEDVKRIMAHPFVMHASDGSTIEFGKAQPHPRSYGTYPRVLSRYVREQGIISLPESIRKMTKLPADVLGLKDRGQIKNNFWADLVVFNPNTIIDNATWENPHQYPSGISWVIVNGKIAVDHGTWTDSLPGKVLKHRP
- the ggt gene encoding gamma-glutamyltransferase; its protein translation is MKKIFISFLIFLLSCTSLKIEKSVYNSKSLIWEKGAMVSAANPHAVDAAIEILKKGGSAVDAAIAAHVVLGLVEPQSSGLGGGGFMLNYNFNSRSLTFIDGRETAPTKATVEMFMNGDTVMPFLEASQSGKAVGVPGAVALYTTAHEQSGKLPWSKLFEYAINLAEDGFVVSPRLAGFIDLAQNRGRLSINRGSKDYFYPNGVPLKSGDILKNPQYAETLRRISKEGPSAFYSGLIASAIVNAVQAEPSPGSLELSDLINYKTVIRPVICGPFKDMNICTTSPPSSGAAQIMIAGLYNNLIKPGDDQSTKVVAFVDAQRLAYADRDHYFGDPDEVDIPIDALINPKYLRHRAREKFRPNQLPFHGDPSAVFDTLANIPSWGRDKTEEAAGTTHLSIIDSEGNAVSMTATVESAFGSHRWAAGFLLNNEMTDFSRDVPKDGSPVANAVSPNRRPRSSMSPTMVFDKFDNLLMITGSPGGNSIPAYVSKTIIGIFDWGLDAQAAVDFPNIVARGEKVKVEMSSAKGEKIAQTLKENGYNVVDFRQSEVSGIHLIVVLQNRLDGAADKRREGKVRTLKD
- the ggt gene encoding gamma-glutamyltransferase; this translates as MKLKSSIVSIVIGMATIAYSSHPLPVFGKNGMVVSTSRQASEVGIEILKMGGNAVDAAAAVGFALAVTSSSNGNIGGGGFMVSRFADGKTFTLDYREMAPANAHRDMYLDDKGNIIKGKSLNGHFASGVPGSVDGLLRAWRDHGSGKISLKQLMAPAIKLADKGFELTFYEAERFNRNKARLSMHPETKRIFTRDDREWEVGDKFVQRDLAKTLKRIAKYGADGFYKGKTADLIVAEMDAVDGWITHKDLENYISKYRDPIAGAFEEYDIISMGPPSSGGILLVQMLNMVNEIKNLPADISVDMSFNSSDYIHALTEIERRAYADRAEHLGDIDFWNVPTKMLVSQSYAKDRIKNIDFAKATPSDDVKHGDGPVKESEETTHYSVVDKDGNAVSVTTTINWGYGNGVTVTGAGFLLNNEMDDFSSKPGVPNVFGLIGNKANAIEPKKRPLSSMTPTIVLKDDKPFLVLGTPGGATIITTVFQNILNVALHGMDIKEAVSSPRIHSQWLPDMVFYEKYGLSSDVVKNLKSRGHDMKLRGNIGEANGIMINEKGYWGGADSRGENTAAGY
- a CDS encoding purine-nucleoside phosphorylase: MINIDLMAEHVVDHSNFNGRVAVVLGSGLGAFADELKSQSIISYEEIPGYPESTIEGHSGELAIGTMNNVELIVAKGRFHYYEGYDFDTITIPIRLFSKLGVDHLIITNSSGSMNINCPPGTLMAITGHMDCTYRHSPEDPKLFTGTPYHDKGLIDLTKSSAEKLGFKLATGNYCWTLGPSYETPAEIVDMQRMGGDAVGMSTVPEIITAGELGMKVLTISCLTNYAAGISPHALNHEEVVDTARKAGKKFTSLLKNIISELKL